In Thunnus maccoyii chromosome 11, fThuMac1.1, whole genome shotgun sequence, one genomic interval encodes:
- the ube2g2 gene encoding ubiquitin-conjugating enzyme E2 G2 isoform X1 has product MAGTALKRLMAEYKQLTLNPPEGIVAGPANEENFFEWEALIMGPQDTCFEGGVFPAVLSFPSDYPLSPPKMRFTCDMFHPNIYPDGRVCISILHAPGDDPMGYESSAERWSPVQSVEKILLSVVSMLAEPNDESGANVDASKMWREDREQFYKLAQKIVRKSLGL; this is encoded by the exons ATGGCCGGCACCGCGCTGAAGAGACTCATGGCGGAGTATAAAC agctGACTCTGAACCCACCTGAGGGGATCGTTGCAG GTCCGGCCAACGAGGAGAACTTCTTTGAATGGGAGGCTCTCATCAT gGGTCCTCAGGACACCTGTTTTGAAGGTGGAGTGTTTCCAGCCGTCCTCAGTTTCCCGTCTGATTATCCTCTCAGTCCTCCCAAGATGAGGTTCACCTGCGACATGTTTCACCCCAACA TCTACCCGGACGGGCGGGTGTGTATCTCCATCCTTCACGCTCCGGGCGACGATCCGATGGGATACGAGAGCAGCGCGGAGAGGTGGAGTCCGGTCCAGAGCGTGGAGAAGATCCTGCTGTCTGTGGTCAGCATGTTAGCAG AGCCGAACGATGAAAGCGGAGCGAACGTCGACGCCTCTAAGATGTGGCGGGAGGACAGAGAGCAGTTCTACAAACTCGCCCAGAAGATCGTACGCAAGTCGCTCGGCCTCTAG
- the ube2g2 gene encoding ubiquitin-conjugating enzyme E2 G2 isoform X2, whose product MGPQDTCFEGGVFPAVLSFPSDYPLSPPKMRFTCDMFHPNIYPDGRVCISILHAPGDDPMGYESSAERWSPVQSVEKILLSVVSMLAEPNDESGANVDASKMWREDREQFYKLAQKIVRKSLGL is encoded by the exons AT gGGTCCTCAGGACACCTGTTTTGAAGGTGGAGTGTTTCCAGCCGTCCTCAGTTTCCCGTCTGATTATCCTCTCAGTCCTCCCAAGATGAGGTTCACCTGCGACATGTTTCACCCCAACA TCTACCCGGACGGGCGGGTGTGTATCTCCATCCTTCACGCTCCGGGCGACGATCCGATGGGATACGAGAGCAGCGCGGAGAGGTGGAGTCCGGTCCAGAGCGTGGAGAAGATCCTGCTGTCTGTGGTCAGCATGTTAGCAG AGCCGAACGATGAAAGCGGAGCGAACGTCGACGCCTCTAAGATGTGGCGGGAGGACAGAGAGCAGTTCTACAAACTCGCCCAGAAGATCGTACGCAAGTCGCTCGGCCTCTAG